The following DNA comes from Paraburkholderia sp. PGU19.
CTGCACTGAAATCTTCTTGATTGCGTTCGCCATGCTGCCGATCGCAATCTCCAGATAGCCTTCGGCGATCTCTTCCGGCGTGCGACGTTGGCCCGTTGCCGCGCAGATTTCGTCGGCGAGTGCTCGAAAGCGTGTGGCCACCGCTTCGCGGTCGAGCGGCTCATTGGCATGCGGGCCGAACACACGCGGAAAATAGTCGGGCTGAATCTTGCCGAGCATGACGTTGCAGTCGGTCACCGTCAGCGGGCCGCCGCGCCGGTACGCGGCAGGACCGGGATTCGCGCCCGCCGAAGCGGGACCGACACGCAGACGCGCGCCGTCGAAGCCGAGTATCGAGCCGCCGCCTGCCGCTACCGTGTGAATGCTCATCATCGGCGCACGCATGCGCACGCCCGCCACCTGCGTTTCGAACACGCGCTCGAACTCGCCGTTGAAATGCGACACGTCAGTGGACGTGCCGCCCATATCGAAGCCGATGACGTGCTCGAAGCCCGCCGCCTGCGCCGCGCGCACCATGCCGACGATGCCGCCCGCCGGGCCGGAAAGAATCGCGTCCTTGCCCTGGAACAGATCTGCACGCGTAAGGCCGCCGCTGCTCTGCATGAACTGCAGATTCACGCCGGGCATTTCGCTCGCGACCTGATCGACGTAACGGCGCAGGATAGGCGACAGATAAGCGTCGACGACTGTCGTGTCACCGCGCGACACCATCTTCATCAGCGGCGATACCTCATGCGAAACCGAGACCTGTGTAAAGCCGATGCGCCGCGCCAGTGCCGCGACTTCGCTTTCGTGCGCAGTATGCCGATAGCCGTGAACGAGCACGATCGCTAGCGCGCGGATACCGGCATCGAAGACCTCACGTAAGGCCGCTTCTGTGGCAGGAAGATCGAGCGGTACGACAAGGTCGCCTTGTGCGCCCACACGTTCGTCGATTTCGATCACGCGCTGATAGAGCGCTTCGGGCAGCGCTATGTCGAGGTCGAAAAGACGCGGACGGTTCTGGTACGCGATCCGCAGCACGTCGCGGAAGCCGCGCGTGGTCACGAGCGCAACGGGTTCGCCCTTGCGTTCGAGCAAGGCATTGGTCGCGACGGTCGTCCCCATCTTGACCATCTCGACATCGCGCGGCGTGATCGCTTCGCCGGCGCGCAAACCGAGCAGATGACGGATGCCCGCAACGGCTGCGTCACGGTAGTGCTCGGGGTTTTCGGAGAGCAGCTTGTGTGTGGTCAGCGAGCCATCCGGCCGACGCGCGACGATATCGGTGAAGGTGCCGCCCCGGTCGATCCAGAATTGCCAGCGGGACGGCGTGCATGCTTCGGGTACGTGATCTTGGTTCATGGTGCGATGAAAGATAAGGTCGAAATGCAGAGACAGTTGATCGAACGGGCACGCCGGATTCATGCGGATTCGAGTTCTCGTCCGCGAGTTTCGGGCAGCGTGAGGGCGGCGATGATCAATACGCCGTAGGCGGCCACGGCAAAAATGCCGATGCTCGTGCCAAGGCCGAACTCTTTCGACAGCGAGCCGATCAGCACGGGAAACATCGCGCCGATCGCGCGGCCGACGTTGTAGCAGAAGCCCTGTCCCGAGCCGCGCACCCGGGTGGGGAAGAGTTCGGTGAGAAACGCGCCCATGCCCGAGAAGATGCCGGAGGCGAAGAAGCCAAGCGGAAAACCGAGCCAGAGCATCGACGTATTCGTGAGCGGCAGCGACGTGTAAGCGAACGCGATGGCCATCGAGCCGACGGCGAACAGAATGAAATTGGGCTTGCGGCCAATGCGGTCCGTCAGCCACGCGCTCGACAGGTAGCCGATATACGAGCCAACGATGATCATCGCCAGATAGCCGCCCGTGCCCATCACCGTCAGATGGCGTTCCGTCTTCAGGAACGTGGGCAGCCACGTGGTGATCGCGTAGTAGCCGCCTTGCGCGCCTGTCGTGAGCAGCGCGGCGCGCAGCGTCGTGGACAGCAGCTTCGGCGCGAAGATTTCAGTGAAGCGCGGTGTATCGTTGGCGTTGCGCCGGATCGCCTTCGCCTGCTCGAACACTTCGGGTTCCTTCACATAGCGGCGAATCAGCAGCACGAGAGCGGCGGGCACGAGGCCGATCAGGAACAGCGCGCGCCACGCGATTTCCGGCGCCATCGCTGAAAAGAGCACGGCGTAGAGCAGGGCGGCCATGCCCCAGCCGAGCGCCCAGCCCGACTGCACGAGGCCCACGGCCTTGCCGCGGTCGCGTGCGCGAATCACCTCGCCGATCAGTACGGCCCCCGCAGTCCATTCACCGCCGAAGCCGAAACCCATCAGTGCGCGTGCGGCAAGCAACTGGCCATAGTTCTGCGCGAGTCCGCATAGACCGGTGAAGACGGCGAACCACAACACGGTGAGCTGCAGCGTGCGAACGCGGCCGATGCGGTCCGACAATATGCCGGCGATCCAGCCGCCCAAGGCCGACGAAAGCAGCGTCAGCGTGCCGATGAATCCCGCATCCGCGAGCGTGATGCCCCACGTCGCGACGAGGGTCGGGATCACGAACGAGAGCATCTGCGTGTCCATGCCGTCGAGCATGTAGCCGACCTTGCAGCTCCAGAACGCACGACGCGCGCGCGGACCGGCTTCTGCATACCATGAAATCCGGCTGGCGCCGGCCGCTTCGCTGGGCTCGTCAGCGATTGCCGTGAGTGTCTTGCTGTCCATCTGTTGCTCCTGTTGATCGACGCGTGTGGGACGCTGGAGGCACGTGCGGCGCCGCCCGCACGCCTGAAAATGATTCAAAGGAATGAGTCAGCCCCTCTGGTCGGCGCGGCCAGATCTCGTTCAACGAATGGGATGCCCAGCGATGCGGCGCGACGCGCCGCGTTTGTCAGAACACGGCTAGCGACGCGTTCGTGATATCCGTCATCAGCATGTGGCCCGGTGCGTGGGCGATTGCGAGCGGCAGCCTGGCCGCCATCAAAGCGGTCTGCGGGGTCACGCCGCACGCCCAGTAGACGGGCAGCTCGCCCGCGTGGATCGTCACTGCGTCGCCGAAGTCGGGGCGCGCCAGATCGGCGATGCCAAGTTCCGCAGGGTCGCCGATATGGACGGGCGCGCCGTGCACGCCAGGAAAGCGGCTCGTGATCTGCACGGCGCGAATCGCGTCGGCGCCGCGCATCGGGCGCATCGACACCACGAGTTCGCCGCCGAACACGCCCGCGCGCCGGTTGGCGATATGCGTGCGGTACATCGGCACGTTGCGTCCTTCTTCGACGTGACGCAGCCCGATGCCTTCGAGCGCGAGCATGTGCTCGAACGAAAACGAGCAGCCAATCGCGAACACGACGAAATCGTCCTGCCAAAGCGCTTCGATCGAATCGACGCGCTCGCTCAGCACGCCGTCGCGATAGACGTTGTAGGCCGGCACGTCGGTGCGGATGTCGATATCGCGGCCGAGCACCGGCACGCGGAAGTCGCCCGGTTCGCCGACGCCCAGCAGCGGGCACGGTTTCGGATTCGCATGGCAGAAGCGCAGGAAATCATGCGCGTGTGCGGCGGGCAGTATCGCGAGATTGGCTTGCGCGTACTCGCCGCACTGTCCGGCTGTCGGGCCGCGAAAGTCGCCGTGACGAACGGCCTGGCGGAATTCGGATGGAGTCATGGTCGGGCGGGCTTCTGAATGTTTTAGGTTGGCGGCGCGCGTCACATCTCGAATTGCGTACCGTCAGGCAAAGCATAGAAAAGAAGAAAATTTGACGCCAACTAGTTTTCTTTGCTGTCCACGAATAGAATTTCTTAACGAATCCGCGGGTTTTCCCGAGTCACGTCGCTTTTTTTGAAGCGCTTCGCGCCATGAATACTCGCTTTCTCGAAACGTTCGTCACGCTCGCGAAATTGCGCAGCTTCCGCACGACGGCAACGGCGCTGCATGCCACGCCCGCTGCGATTTCCCAGCGTCTGAAAGCGCTCGAAGATGAATTGCAGACCGTGCTGGTCGATCGCGACAGCCGCGAATTTCGCCTGACACCGAATGGCGACTACCTGCTCGGCTACGCGAAAGCCGTGGTCGAGGCGACGCGTCAGTTGCAGGCGGCCGCGTCCAACGAAGGCGCGATGCGCGGCAAGCTGCGTCTGGGCGTGATCGAAACGGTCGTGCACAGCTGGCTCGCCGACTACATGCGCATGCTCGCCACCGACTATCCGCAACTCGAAGTGGATCTCGCGGTGGACGTGAGCGTGGTGCTGCAGCGCCGCCTGATGGCGGGCGAACTCGATCTGATCATTCGCGTGGAGGGCAGCGATGAGGAATCGGTCGTGTGCGACGCGCTTGCCAATTATCCCGTTCACTGGATCGCGCGCGCGGGTCTGTTGCCCTTGTCTCGAAGCGGGCTCGCAAAGCGCGTGTTGCGGCATCCTATCCTGACGTTCGGCCGTGGAACGGCGCCGCATCGCGCGCTCGAAGACATCGTCAGCAAGCTCGCGCTCGCGAATGGCGTGCCGCTCGCCGACACGCGCATCACCGGCTCGCCATCGATCTCGGTGATCGTGCAACTGGTGCGCGACGGCTTTGGCGTCGCGGCCATTCCGCGGCTTTTCGTCGACGAGTTGATCGCGCGCGGCGAAGTGGTTGAGTTGCCGTTGCAGCCGTCGCCGCCTTCGATCGTGGTGTCGATGTCGCGCCGCTCGGACGCGCCGTTGTTCGTGCACGGCGCGGCGAACGCTGCACGCACCGCATGTCACGCGTACTGCGAACATGGCGACGCGCGGCTGATTGAGCGGCTGTAACTTCAGCTATTGCGCGAGCGTTACGCTTTCCACGCTTGCGCTGGTGTGGATTGCTCCATGCTTTAACGTGTGTGAAAGGCTGAAGGATTTTCGACCCGCGTTGAGAACGCAAGATTCGCGAGTGCGGGCTACGGCGCCGTTCAGGGGCTCTTCAGTACATCCAGCGCGGCCGCACACGTGCCTTGTTAATCGCTCGCGCATCAGATCCTGAACGTCCGTGACTTTCGGCGGCGCCGCTCTGGCGCCCATCACGCCGCGTAACGCAATCCGGGCGTCGTCAAAGGCTCGCGCATCTACATAAATACAAAATAATCCGATCAGCGACCAGGGAAAACGATCAATAAAAATCGAAATCCCATTCCCGAATTTATGTTTGAGTCACCGTTGATATCAAGGGTGTCACGCGAGCATGTCATTTCCAATCGGGGAATTGCCCACATCTGTAAATCAATTCAGTAAACAATATGCGTGGGTCGCTCATTGACACGGTATTGACATTTCGAAAAGCGACTTTCGTCAAACGGTCATACGATCATGCACAATCTTGGGTAGATTCCGCGCGATTGTGTACAAAACATTAAAAAATAATGAAACCATTGACGCAGCGAGAGAAACAAATCGTTTTGCTGATTGGAAATGGCTTACGAGGGGACCAGATTGCCGCTTCATTGAAAATATCACCGCAGACGGTTCGAAAGCATCGAGCCAATATCGCGCAAAAGCTTGGGCTCTCGACGACCGTCCAGTTGGTCTCCTACGCGGTGACTGTTGCGCAATCGTCGTCAATGAATCCTTTTCCCCATCATTGCTGCAACACTCGGCAAACGTGAAATAGACGTGCTGCGCCTCATCGCTGCCGGATTGACCAGCAAGGAGATCGGGAAAAAACTAAAAATCAGTCCCCGGACGGTCAGCAAGCATCGCGAAAACCTGATGCGAAAACTCCAGATCCATGACATGGCTGCCTTGATGCGCATTGCAAACTCACTGCGCTAATTGTCAGCCAATCGTATTGCTTAACGGACCTTTCGCACTACGCATTCGGAGGTATTTCTCTGAGCTATGAATAGCGCCATTGTGCTGACAACGGCACGCAGCAATTTGTGTGACCGCTATTCGGTTAATCCAGACGGAGAAAAGCCATGAATGCACCCGAACAAATCCAGCAACTTCATAATCAGGTTGCAGCGGCCGCGACCTTTTTTGGCGAGACGTTTCCCGAGATTCATCCGAATTACTATCCGGGGGCGGCAGCTGCACCTGCCGCGCCGCCGCCACCCGTCGACCAGAACACAGCTGGGCTGTTCAGCGCCGTGCAACTGAGTCGGGACGTTCCCGCCAATGTGCAGGCGGATCTGGAAACGGCAAGCCGGTGCATGTTGAATCTGACGTCGCTCGGTACTACGTATTGTCAGAGCCGGGCTGCAAAGGCGAACAATCCGGATCTCCTTTTCGACACTTCTGTCTGGAAACAGGTTCTGGTCAATTATCCGCTTCTTGGCCCGTTCAGCTTCCAGAACACGGGATACAAGAAGACGATACGCGGCGTCGAACTGTCGTCGGAATTCCTTCAGTCGATCCTTGGCTTCGCGACCAAAGGGCCTTTGCTGAGCGCCTTCCAGTCGTTTATCGGATCGTTCGGCCAGAAGATCAGTGCGGGCGTCGATTCGTCGAGCAAGCCCTTCCATTTCGCGTCCAACACGGTGTTCATCGACGCGCAACAGGTCGGAAACACCTTGATGGTGATGCCGCACCTGAAGATGTACTTCTGCGATTTCACGTCCAAGGACAGAAAGGTCTACTCCAGCTGCGCGTCGGCAACGCTGATCGACG
Coding sequences within:
- a CDS encoding MFS transporter, giving the protein MDSKTLTAIADEPSEAAGASRISWYAEAGPRARRAFWSCKVGYMLDGMDTQMLSFVIPTLVATWGITLADAGFIGTLTLLSSALGGWIAGILSDRIGRVRTLQLTVLWFAVFTGLCGLAQNYGQLLAARALMGFGFGGEWTAGAVLIGEVIRARDRGKAVGLVQSGWALGWGMAALLYAVLFSAMAPEIAWRALFLIGLVPAALVLLIRRYVKEPEVFEQAKAIRRNANDTPRFTEIFAPKLLSTTLRAALLTTGAQGGYYAITTWLPTFLKTERHLTVMGTGGYLAMIIVGSYIGYLSSAWLTDRIGRKPNFILFAVGSMAIAFAYTSLPLTNTSMLWLGFPLGFFASGIFSGMGAFLTELFPTRVRGSGQGFCYNVGRAIGAMFPVLIGSLSKEFGLGTSIGIFAVAAYGVLIIAALTLPETRGRELESA
- a CDS encoding putative hydro-lyase, whose protein sequence is MTPSEFRQAVRHGDFRGPTAGQCGEYAQANLAILPAAHAHDFLRFCHANPKPCPLLGVGEPGDFRVPVLGRDIDIRTDVPAYNVYRDGVLSERVDSIEALWQDDFVVFAIGCSFSFEHMLALEGIGLRHVEEGRNVPMYRTHIANRRAGVFGGELVVSMRPMRGADAIRAVQITSRFPGVHGAPVHIGDPAELGIADLARPDFGDAVTIHAGELPVYWACGVTPQTALMAARLPLAIAHAPGHMLMTDITNASLAVF
- a CDS encoding LysR family transcriptional regulator translates to MNTRFLETFVTLAKLRSFRTTATALHATPAAISQRLKALEDELQTVLVDRDSREFRLTPNGDYLLGYAKAVVEATRQLQAAASNEGAMRGKLRLGVIETVVHSWLADYMRMLATDYPQLEVDLAVDVSVVLQRRLMAGELDLIIRVEGSDEESVVCDALANYPVHWIARAGLLPLSRSGLAKRVLRHPILTFGRGTAPHRALEDIVSKLALANGVPLADTRITGSPSISVIVQLVRDGFGVAAIPRLFVDELIARGEVVELPLQPSPPSIVVSMSRRSDAPLFVHGAANAARTACHAYCEHGDARLIERL
- a CDS encoding LuxR C-terminal-related transcriptional regulator translates to MLRLIAAGLTSKEIGKKLKISPRTVSKHRENLMRKLQIHDMAALMRIANSLR